The following DNA comes from Sphingomonas flavescens.
CCGGACATGCTGCGCGGGCTGATGGGTTCGATGCCGGAGATGATAAAGCTGATGCCGGACATCATGAAGAGCGTGAAGGATGCGAACGACAAATTCCCGGCGCCGCCTTCGTCCCAGAAGGGGAAGCCGACGAAGTCGTAAGGCCGGATCGCTCGACAAGGCGGGGTGGCCTGCCTATCCGCCGGCTAACGTTTTCCGGGAGTATCCAGCCACATGAACCGCGCCACCGCGAGCCACGTCCTCGACCGCGTCCTCGTCCTTGAAATGGTGCGCGTCACCGAAGCTGCCGCGATTGCGGCCTCGAGCTGGGTCGGGCGCGGGGACAATGATGCCGCGGATGCCGCTGCGGTGGAAGCAATGCGCGTGGCGCTGAACGAACTGCCGATGGACGGCACGGTGGTCATCGGCGAGGGCGAGCGCGACGAGGCGCCGATGCTGTACATCGGCGAGCGGGTTGGGTCGGCCCCGGACAGCGGGCCGAAGATCGACATTGCGCTCGATCCGCTGGAAGGCACGACGCTGACCGCGCATGCTGGCCCGAACGCGCTGGCGGTTCTGGCGATTGCCGAGAACGGCTGCCTGCTGAATGCGCCCGACGTCTACATGCAGAAGCTGGCCATCGGCCCGGGCTATCCGGAAGGCACGATCGACCTGCGCAAGTCGCCGGCGGACAATGTCCGCTCGATCGCCAAGGCGAAGGGCGTCGAGCCGAACGAAATCATTGCCTGCGTGCTGGAGCGCGATCGCCACGACTGCATTATCGCCGAGCTTCGGGCGCTGGGCTGCGGCATCAAGCTGATCCCGGACGGGGACGTGGCTGGCGTGATCGCCACGGCCGATCCCGACACGGGCATCGACGTGTACATGGGCAGCGGCGGCGCGCCGGAGGGCGTGCTGGCAGCGGCGGCGCTGCGCTGCGTCGGCGGACAGATCCAGGGGCAGCTACTGTTCCGCAACGACGACGAAGTGGCACGCGCCCGCCGCTGGGGCATCGACGACCTCGACCGTGTCTACACGGTCAACGAAATGGCCAAGGGCGACTGCATCTTTGCCGCGACGGGCGTCACCGACGGCTCGCTGCTGCGCGGCGTGCATAAGCGCGGCAACAAGACGACGACCGAGAGCGTCGTAATGCGGGCGAGCACCGGCACCGTGCGCCGCGTGTCCACAGAATATCGCGACCTCGAGCACCGCGGACTCTAGACCCGCGAATCCGCCGATCCTACCTTGGATCGATGGAGGCGGCGCTCAACATCGATCGGTCGGTAAGCGGTCAGCCTTGGCGCTGGCGGCGTACGGCCGACCCAGGCCTGGGCATGGACGCGCTGGTCGACGAGCTGCTGCTGGCGCGCGGCGTTGCCCGCGACGACCTTGCCCGCCACCGCGATCCGCGCATCCGCGATTTCCTGCCCGACCCGTCGTCCTTCAGGGATATGGACAAGGGCGCCAGGCG
Coding sequences within:
- the glpX gene encoding class II fructose-bisphosphatase, translated to MNRATASHVLDRVLVLEMVRVTEAAAIAASSWVGRGDNDAADAAAVEAMRVALNELPMDGTVVIGEGERDEAPMLYIGERVGSAPDSGPKIDIALDPLEGTTLTAHAGPNALAVLAIAENGCLLNAPDVYMQKLAIGPGYPEGTIDLRKSPADNVRSIAKAKGVEPNEIIACVLERDRHDCIIAELRALGCGIKLIPDGDVAGVIATADPDTGIDVYMGSGGAPEGVLAAAALRCVGGQIQGQLLFRNDDEVARARRWGIDDLDRVYTVNEMAKGDCIFAATGVTDGSLLRGVHKRGNKTTTESVVMRASTGTVRRVSTEYRDLEHRGL